A region from the Desulfomarina profundi genome encodes:
- a CDS encoding PEP-CTERM sorting domain-containing protein, with protein sequence MKNILSAIIVCGALSLVVQQAEAVSFDISWTGAGNYTMEGSFSYSDTLIGTGRIDETSLTSFNIEGFLSGTSLGTFDFFTDTPLLGSDTFNFNFDSTSETFYTGGYSADDFGQDWGVSIGGGFAATTGFGFSSGSGSQGIANPSWLSVSSIPVSQSTLIATRSSDPVPEPATMLLFGTGLIGLAGSRIRRKK encoded by the coding sequence ATGAAAAATATTTTATCAGCAATAATCGTATGCGGGGCGCTCTCACTGGTAGTCCAACAGGCAGAAGCAGTTTCGTTTGATATTTCATGGACCGGTGCTGGCAATTATACCATGGAAGGTTCATTCAGCTACAGCGATACTCTTATTGGAACTGGCCGAATTGATGAAACCAGTCTTACAAGTTTCAACATTGAAGGTTTTTTAAGCGGTACATCACTTGGTACTTTTGACTTTTTTACTGACACTCCTCTTCTTGGGAGCGACACATTTAATTTTAATTTTGACAGCACATCTGAAACCTTTTATACCGGTGGTTATTCTGCAGATGATTTTGGACAGGACTGGGGTGTTTCTATTGGTGGAGGATTCGCTGCCACTACAGGTTTTGGTTTCTCCAGCGGTAGTGGTTCCCAGGGAATTGCGAATCCTTCTTGGTTAAGTGTCAGCAGTATTCCGGTCAGCCAATCAACGCTGATTGCCACCCGCAGCAGTGACCCGGTTCCGGAACCTGCGACAATGCTCCTTTTTGGTACAGGTTTGATTGGTCTTGCTGGATCAAGAATCAGGCGTAAAAAATAG